The Lolium rigidum isolate FL_2022 chromosome 2, APGP_CSIRO_Lrig_0.1, whole genome shotgun sequence genomic interval ACGAGTATCCTGACCGCAGCCCGTGGAGGACCCTTTAAGCCCGGTGTATATttgaaccaggactaaaggtcgAGGTATTTAATTCCGAATGTCCAGTCTCGCTTGCAAAAGCAGGACTAAAGGTCCAAATACACCGGGACTATATGCATGTTTTCCACCAGTGTCATTAGCGCGCGTTCGGTTTGTCTTTACGTGCATGCATGGATTCACAATGAGAAGGCCCCTTTGTTCTGCGTGAGCAACCAATCATCCATTTCCACCCTGTTCGTCATTCATTTCACTATCAGCATTTGGTCCCGGACCTCCATACTGACTGCTTATCCAGGAAACTGGTTGCAGCACTACTTAATTGAGCGGAAATGAATTGATCAATTAATCAATAATCAGGAAGCCTCAACAACAGCGAACATAACACAGATCCTACCTTTGGGATTGGCGATCCTTACTAAAATTATTTAAACGCCGAGCCAAGAGCTAAcaggttagtttttttttttgaaacacagtacaatcaaagacgctcatacatacgcgcacacactcacccctatgaacgcatacacgcacaccctacccctatgagcacctccaagagactgtgttgaagaactgatccggcgggtcttgagattgacgaagtcaccacaggcgcctcgctgtcgacgggaacgtcgctcccactgaagaatattccgcctttatgagacacaaaagtgtcaaatctgggatttgaactctggtgggctgggggtgccactgccctcctaaccatccaaccacaggttggttctcaagaTTAGTTAGTGCTAGCTTAGTGGCAAGATTTGTGGCTGCGCGGTTAGCTTACCCAGGTTCGAGTTTTAATTAAGGAAAACTGAATTAAACGGGGTGTTACCTAGCGTGTATAAATCTGTTGATGCAGAAATCGAATTATCTTTCTAACAACATATAGCAAAAGAAAGAAATCTTCTCTGTTGATTAAGTTTTCAAACGGATTACAAAAATGCTGAATACTGTGCCACTACATCCAGCAGGTGTCCGGCCGGGAGTAATACTGCTGGTAACCATACACGCCGGCAGGAGGGTACTGATAGTAGTGCCACGGGTACGCGTACTTAActacggcggcagcggcagctgcTTCGGCgggcttcttcttctcctcctctttcTTGACCTCGCCAACCTGCACGAGCTGcgcgtggccgaccttcttccgaAGCGCGCTGGTGAGCTTGACGGAGTCGAcgtcgccg includes:
- the LOC124687757 gene encoding disease resistance protein Pik-1-like, whose amino-acid sequence is MKQKIVIKVEMTCDKCRSKAMSLVAATVGVDSVALAGDGKDQVVVVGDVDSVKLTSALRKKVGHAQLVQVGEVKKEEEKKKPAEAAAAAAVVKYAYPWHYYQYPPAGVYGYQQYYSRPDTCWM